AGAAGGAGTTGTAAATTATGCTTTGTCTTTAAAAGGGGTTGTATTGGCAGCTATTTTTATAGAAGATACAGATCAAGGAATTGTAAAAATATCTTTTAGATCAAAAGGAAAATTTTCGGTAAATCAATTTGCAAGAAATCATTTTGATGGAGGTGGACATGATAATGCAGCAGGAGGAAGATCTGTAATAAGCTTACAAGATACTGTAGATAAATTTGTGTCTATTGTTCCTAATTACAAACAAGAATTGTTGGTTTCTTATGAAATATAGTTGGCTATTTATTTTTGGAATACTTTTTGTTTCGTGTAATCACGATAATGCAAGAAGACCTATTAATAAAAAGAATTCATCATCAAAATATGAATATTCTATTGCTTTAAATCAAAAAATTAAGGAGCTAGAGGAGAATAAAATTAATGAATATATTAAAAAAGATTCTTTGTTAAGCTATACCCAATCTCCTTATGGTTTTGTTTATGCGGTCATAAAAAGCTCAAATCAACTTAAAAATAAGGTACAGAAAAGTTCTGTAGTAACTTATGTTAAGACGGTTTATAATTTAAAAAACGAGTTGATTTACAGTGAGATAGAAGAAACTATAGAGGTTGGAAAATCAAATGAGATAAAAGGAATAGAAGAGGGGCTTAAATTAATGCAAGAAGATGAGGAATTTAAATTTATTTTTAGTTCATTTGTAGCCCACGGATTTAGTGGTGATGCTAAAAAAATAGGTGCTAACACACCTATAGTAGTAAAAATTAAACTTTTAAAAATTAATAAATAATAAGAAAATGAATATCATTAAAGGATTAGCTTTAGGATTAGCAGTTACAGGAATGGTGTCTTGTAACCAACAAGCAGCAAGAAAAACAACATTAGCAACTGAAATGGATTCAGTTAGTTATGCATTAGGTGCATATGTTAACTTAAACTTTAAAGTAAGTGAAGACTTTAAAAACTTAGATCTTGATGTATTTAACCAAGCATTACAAGAATCTCAAGATACAGCTAAAACTTTGTTATCTCAACAAGAATTAGCACCAATCTTAATTGCTTATACTAAAAAAATAGCAGAAGAAAGAAGTGCTGGAGCTAAAGAAAAAGGTGAAGCTTTTTTAGAAGCAAATAAAAGTAAAGAAGGAGTTATTGTAACAGAAAGTGGTTTACAATACATTATTGAAGAAGAAGGTGAAGGAGAAAAG
Above is a genomic segment from Wenyingzhuangia fucanilytica containing:
- a CDS encoding FKBP-type peptidyl-prolyl cis-trans isomerase — translated: MKYSWLFIFGILFVSCNHDNARRPINKKNSSSKYEYSIALNQKIKELEENKINEYIKKDSLLSYTQSPYGFVYAVIKSSNQLKNKVQKSSVVTYVKTVYNLKNELIYSEIEETIEVGKSNEIKGIEEGLKLMQEDEEFKFIFSSFVAHGFSGDAKKIGANTPIVVKIKLLKINK
- a CDS encoding FKBP-type peptidyl-prolyl cis-trans isomerase is translated as MNIIKGLALGLAVTGMVSCNQQAARKTTLATEMDSVSYALGAYVNLNFKVSEDFKNLDLDVFNQALQESQDTAKTLLSQQELAPILIAYTKKIAEERSAGAKEKGEAFLEANKSKEGVIVTESGLQYIIEEEGEGEKPTETSTVKVHYHGTTPDGKVFDSSVDRGTPAEFPLNRVIKGWTEGVQLMSVGAKYKFFVPQELAYGANAPQGGVIEPYMPLVFEVELLEIVK